One genomic window of Arachis stenosperma cultivar V10309 chromosome 10, arast.V10309.gnm1.PFL2, whole genome shotgun sequence includes the following:
- the LOC130955071 gene encoding casein kinase 1-like protein HD16, with protein MPELRSRQRTTNNNKELLGAADPNPIVLPDPLVAGGAKPRKRTAVAAPNRRNRRQKNAIAAEASADEVGKVVNDVAIKKNKNNAGSIRVLREEDMDDYDSGGRSADKAPGAEEEGTTAPVPEKVQVGGSPMYRVEGRLGKGGFGQVYVGRRLGATSYGDRTGAGAIEVALKFEHRSSKGCNYGPPYEWQVYNALGGSHGVPRVHYKGRQGDYYVMVMDMLGPSLWDVWNNNSHTMSTEMVACIAIEAISILEKIHSRGYVHGDVKPENFLLGPPGTSNAKKLFLVDLGLATRWRDSSTGLHVEYDQRPDVFRGTVRYASVHAHLGRTGSRRDDLESLAYTLVFLLRGRLPWQGFQGENKGFLVCKKKMATSPETLCCFCPQPFRQFAEYVVNLKFDEEPNYAKYISLFDGIVGPNPAIRPINTEGAQKLICQVGQKRGRVAMEEDDDEQPKKKVRMGMPATQWISVYNARRPMKQRYHYNVADVRLAQHIDKGNEDGLYISCVASCSNLWALIMDAGTGFISQVYELSPYFLHKEWIMEQWEKNYYISAVAGANNGSSLVVMSKGTHYLQQSYKVSDSFPFKWINKKWREGFYVTAMATAGSKWAIVMSRGAGFSDQVVELDFLYPSEGIHHRWDGGYRITSTAATWDQAAFILSVPRRKPSDETQETLRTSAFPSTHVKEKWAKNLYIAAVCYGRTVS; from the exons ATGCCTGAGCTCCGTTCCCGACAACGCACAACGAACAATAACAAAGAACTGTTAGGCGCTGCTGATCCGAACCCGATTGTTCTGCCGGACCCGCTGGTGGCCGGAGGAGCCAAACCGAGGAAGAGAACAGCTGTCGCTGCACCGAACAGGAGGAATCGGAGGCAGAAAAACGCGATCGCCGCTGAAGCCTCGGCCGATGAAGTCGGAAAAGTTGTGAACGACGTTGCAATcaagaagaacaagaacaacGCCGGTAGTATTAGGGTTTTGAGGGAGGAGGACATGGATGATTACGATAGCGGCGGTCGAAGCGCCGACAAGGCTCCGGGAGCTGAAGAGGAAGGAACCACTGCTCCAGTCCCAGAGAAG GTCCAGGTTGGTGGTTCACCGATGTACAGGGTTGAAGGAAGACTTGGGAAGGGAGGGTTTGGACAGGTTTATGTTGGTCGTCGCCTTGGAGCCACTAGCTACGGTGATCGAACTGGTGCTGGGGCTATTGAG GTAGCGTTGAAATTTGAACACAGAAGCAGTAAGGGTTGTAATTATGGACCCCCATATGAGTGGCAGGTTTACAA TGCATTAGGTGGCAGTCATGGTGTTCCCCGAGTTCATTACAAAGGGCGGCAAGGTGATTACTATGTTATG GTTATGGATATGCTTGGCCCTAGTCTATGGGATGTCTGGAATAACAACTCACACAC GATGTCAACTGAAATGGTGGCATGCATTGCGATTGAGGCTATCTCTATATTGGAGAAGATACATTCGAGAGG GTATGTTCATGGTGATGTAAAGCCTGAGAACTTTTTGCTTGGCCCACCGGGAACGTCAAATGCAAAGAAGCTGTTTTTAGTTGATCTTGGATTAG CAACTCGATGGCGTGATAGTTCTACCGgacttcatgttgagtatgatCAGCGTCCAGATGTATTTAG GGGTACAGTTCGTTATGCTAGTGTGCATGCTCATCTTGGTAGAACTGGTAGCAGGAGAGATGACTTAGAATCTCTTGCTTACACACTTGTGTTCCTTCTTCGTGGTCGGCTTCCTTGGCAAGGATTTCAG GGAGAAAACAAAGGATTTCTTGTttgcaagaagaagatggcCACTTCTCCAGAAACTTTATGTTGCTTTTGTCCTCAACCTTTCCGGCAGTTTGCTGaatatgtggtgaatttgaagTTTGATGAAGAGCCAAATTATGCTAAATACATATCCCTTTTTGATGGAATTGTTGGTCCAAATCCAGCCATCAGGCCAATAAACACTGAGGGTGCACAAAAG CTTATATGTCAGGTTGGACAAAAACGAGGACGAGTGGCAATGGAAGAGGATGATGATGAACAACCAAAGAAGAAGGTCAGAATGGGAATGCCTGCAACACAGTGGATTAGTGTTTACAATGCTCGCCGACCAATGAAGCAAAG GTACCATTACAATGTTGCTGATGTGCGACTTGCCCAACACATTGATAAGGGAAATGAGGATGGGTTATATATCAGTTGTGTAGCTTCTTGTTCTAATCTCTGGGCACTCATTATGGATGCTGGCACTGGTTTCATTTCTCAAGTTTACGAACTATCTCCCTATTTTCTTCACAAG gAATGGATTATGGAACAGTGGGAGAAAAATTATTACATCAGTGCTGTAGCTGGAGCTAATAATGGAAGTTCTTTGGTTGTAATGTCTAAAG GGACCCATTACTTGCAACAATCCTATAAAGTCAGTGATTCATTTCCATTTAAGTGGATCAACAAAAAGTGGAGAGAAGGATTTTATGTCACTGCTATGGCTACTGCTGGCAGTAAATGGGCAATTGTAATGTCCCGTGGTGCTGGATTTTCAGATCAG GTTGTGGAGCTTGATTTCCTGTATCCTAGTGAAGGGATTCACCATAGGTGGGATGGTGGTTACCGAATCACCTCAACTGCTGCAACATGGGACCAAGCTGCTTTTATTCTTAGTGTCCCAAGAAGAAAACCATCTGATGAAACTCAAGAGACGCTACGCACATCTGCTTTTCCCAGTACTCATGTCAAG GAAAAATGGGCAAAGAACCTGTACATTGCGGCTGTTTGTTATGGAAGAACAGTTTCATGA